From Pedobacter indicus, a single genomic window includes:
- a CDS encoding aminoacyl-histidine dipeptidase, which produces MSQEINHLEPTALWKNFINLNQIPRASKNEEKAIAFVMNFGRQLGLETEKDNTGNVIIRKPATIGLEDRKAVILQAHLDMVHQKNNDTTFNFDQQGIQMFIDDDWVRAHGTTLGADNGIGVAAMLAVLAADDIAHPKLEALFTVDEETGMTGATGLDKDKLQGEILLNLDTENDEEICIGSAGGLDISATKTFREVAVVPSAEIYNLSVKGLRGGHSGMDIHRGLANANKIMNRILYELNRQAEIQIIDIQGGSLRNAIPRESVATIAITSSDENTVNDLVENISASLRHEFQTTEPSLQILAEKLPYRETKAMNADDQKQLLNALYAAPNGVYAMSADFDNLVLSSNNLAIVSVANGTIDIQSLTRSSLDSSKTDLANTLRAAFELMAAKVEFSGSYPGWQPNPDSEILSVLAQIYKEQNNRDANIMAVHAGLECGILGEKYPHLDKISFGPTILGAHSPDERVSIKSVQKFWAFLVEILKNIPLKKDQAEQKEQAASK; this is translated from the coding sequence ATGTCACAAGAAATAAATCACTTAGAACCTACTGCACTTTGGAAGAATTTCATTAATCTTAATCAGATACCCAGAGCCTCTAAAAATGAAGAAAAAGCCATTGCTTTTGTCATGAATTTCGGACGGCAGCTTGGCCTTGAGACAGAAAAAGACAATACGGGAAATGTGATTATCAGAAAACCTGCAACGATAGGTTTGGAGGATCGAAAAGCAGTTATCCTACAAGCTCATCTTGACATGGTTCATCAGAAAAACAATGACACCACCTTCAACTTCGACCAACAAGGCATTCAAATGTTTATCGATGATGATTGGGTACGAGCGCACGGAACTACACTGGGTGCCGATAACGGTATTGGTGTTGCTGCTATGCTGGCTGTGTTAGCTGCAGACGACATCGCTCACCCAAAGTTAGAAGCCCTTTTTACCGTCGATGAGGAAACTGGCATGACGGGTGCTACCGGCTTAGATAAAGATAAGCTTCAAGGCGAAATCTTATTAAACCTGGATACGGAAAATGATGAGGAAATATGTATCGGGAGCGCTGGCGGACTCGACATTAGCGCCACAAAAACATTTCGTGAAGTAGCGGTTGTCCCCAGTGCTGAAATCTATAACCTCTCTGTTAAAGGTTTACGCGGCGGACATTCAGGGATGGATATCCACCGTGGTTTGGCGAATGCCAATAAAATCATGAACCGTATCCTTTACGAATTAAATCGTCAAGCCGAAATCCAAATCATCGATATACAGGGAGGCAGCCTCAGAAATGCAATTCCAAGAGAAAGCGTAGCAACAATAGCTATTACATCTTCCGACGAAAATACAGTAAATGATTTAGTTGAAAATATTTCAGCAAGTCTGCGACACGAATTCCAAACAACGGAGCCCTCACTTCAAATATTGGCCGAAAAGCTTCCTTACCGGGAAACGAAAGCAATGAACGCCGATGATCAAAAGCAACTGCTAAACGCACTTTACGCTGCACCGAACGGCGTATATGCTATGAGTGCCGACTTCGATAATCTTGTCTTATCCTCCAATAACCTTGCGATCGTTTCTGTTGCCAATGGAACTATTGACATACAGAGCTTAACCCGCTCATCTTTGGACTCCTCCAAAACCGATCTGGCAAATACACTCCGCGCTGCATTTGAACTAATGGCTGCAAAAGTTGAATTTTCAGGATCCTACCCCGGATGGCAACCGAACCCCGATTCTGAAATACTATCCGTTCTCGCCCAAATTTATAAAGAACAAAACAATCGGGATGCGAATATCATGGCAGTACATGCTGGATTAGAATGCGGCATCTTAGGGGAAAAATACCCTCATCTAGATAAGATCTCGTTCGGACCGACCATCCTAGGAGCCCACTCGCCCGATGAGCGTGTCTCGATCAAGTCGGTGCAAAAATTCTGGGCCTTTCTGGTAGAAATCCTCAAAAACATTCCATTAAAGAAGGACCAGGCCGAACAGAAGGAGCAGGCAGCCTCAAAATAA